TCTTATTGGCTGCGCCGCTGCTGCGCGGGTGTGCGCCTGGCCCGACTAAGCCGTCGGCTGGATTCTGAGCTTTTTCTGCTGCGTAGGCGGCATATGAGGCTGGGTTATGTGGCGTACCAGTGTGGCGGGCATAGATGTCTTTGTCTGTTCCAGTGACGGCGTTGTGTGCGTCATGCGGGTGGTTgtgtggatcttgggacagGAATTCGTCGGAGTCGTCGCGCGGACCCATGGAGAAGCGCTTGCCGATAATAGGGATGTCTTTGAACCCGAGGGTTGTTGGGGGTGCGGGGAGAGCGGGGCCCATGCAAGGGGAGAGACGGTAGTCCTCCCAGGTTTGGGCGTTGAAGAAGTCGACACGGAATTCTTTTTTGCTTTGCTTGTCGATAAAGCAGTGGCCGTCTTCGGGGAGGAGGGCGAAGCTCGTGCGGAAGGTAAAGTTTACTTGCGCTGTTAGAACGCGGGAGCTGAGGAGGACGTCGTCGCCGCTGCGGAGGGGTCCGAGGATGTTCACGCAGTGTTGTGGTACGCCTGCGTACAAGACTCCAGCGAAGAGATCGGGTCGCTCGTTGACGGCGTGTCGGGTTATGAGACCGCCCAGGCTGTGTGCGATGACTGTAGCGCCGCGTCGGGGTTCCCCTGGTGCAGGCTCCTGGTTGCTTGGTAGGCTCTCTAGAAAGGCAATGAGCCTGCGCGAGAGCAGCTCGGGGCTTAGACGCCAGTCGTATCCATAATCGTGGACACGCAGGTCGCCACGCAAGGCGTTTTCGCTCTTGCGAAGGCGCTTCATCAGTCGTCGACAAACGTCCACCGGGCCAACGTGAGAGAGAACCCCGGATGCAAAGATGGTCTCCTCCATGCGCTCCTCATCCTCCGGGTTCAGCCCGACCTCCAAGTCCACTTTCCGCAGATTCAGGCCAACCTTCATCGGAACCCAAAGTTGACGATGGGGTGGCTTAGCAGACCGCAGGATTGATCCTCGGTAGCCTCCTAGAATCACGATATCGCCCGTAAGATCTGCCATTGCTTCATCCAAAATGGGATTGGTTGTGTTAGAATTGGTCCGCGGAGTTAACGGCGGGGTTGCAGTCCGTGGTGGTTGCTCCCCTTTGCAAGTACCACTAGCACCGTTGCTGTTACTTGATGAACCGTTTCCAAGATCTGGCAGGAATGGACGAGAGCCCCAATCGGGGCGGATGTCCTGCAGATGGAGATTGGGCATGCTGAGCAGCCTGCTACTCGAGTCTTGGAGGCTGTCCTTGATTGCCTTGAACCGGCTGTTTACCTGAGTATGCACATTCTCGTACAATGGTCGCTGCTCTAGGGATGATGCCGTGGACGACGCACGCAGATACAGTGATTGATCCGACGAGGATCTCCGCAAACTTGGTGGTCGACCGAGCTTCGATGAACTAGGTCTCCGTGTGAAGGAGTGTTTTGCGGTCAGGGTTTCCCCTGGCGAGCGCAGCTCAGGCACCGGCTGAGCGGCTTCTCCGTCATAGTCAATGCT
Above is a genomic segment from Penicillium digitatum chromosome 3, complete sequence containing:
- a CDS encoding LYAR-type C2HC zinc finger family protein encodes the protein MASIPPDRPYSSDLSPETTATAAAVTQNQTVYSSETSSNPVVSYSPSQYSSRSSSDSDDRIPHSIEVTDEDAAGDVVGVSIGREQSRMKARATPVEEKNRVLEHQGSYFTTIPDTLGDDGLFASELTAEPESVEPKVEKPPATAPREQRSGHKSRASYSSPRYTQPEPGPLAHGPPSDLFASTPEKTGSKNTAANQRSGFVGTLLKNTLPRRPRAWSGELKKLLPDLTSLRKRPSLSFGAHNGHNRIRSQTVAPSVKKNAGVPKRTSSLVLRPPTSSLGPSSSSIDYDGEAAQPVPELRSPGETLTAKHSFTRRPSSSKLGRPPSLRRSSSDQSLYLRASSTASSLEQRPLYENVHTQVNSRFKAIKDSLQDSSSRLLSMPNLHLQDIRPDWGSRPFLPDLGNGSSSNSNGASGTCKGEQPPRTATPPLTPRTNSNTTNPILDEAMADLTGDIVILGGYRGSILRSAKPPHRQLWVPMKVGLNLRKVDLEVGLNPEDEERMEETIFASGVLSHVGPVDVCRRLMKRLRKSENALRGDLRVHDYGYDWRLSPELLSRRLIAFLESLPSNQEPAPGEPRRGATVIAHSLGGLITRHAVNERPDLFAGVLYAGVPQHCVNILGPLRSGDDVLLSSRVLTAQVNFTFRTSFALLPEDGHCFIDKQSKKEFRVDFFNAQTWEDYRLSPCMGPALPAPPTTLGFKDIPIIGKRFSMGPRDDSDEFLSQDPHNHPHDAHNAVTGTDKDIYARHTGTPHNPASYAAYAAEKAQNPADGLVGPGAHPRSSGAANKIATTSTIPLAAAREYLQRTLAETKRFKENLAFRQSHHSENRYPPAAVLYGKALPTVYGARVVSRESIKQVDAYDDLAFAAGDGVCLASAAMLPPGYRIIKDGLVKSERGHVGLLGDLEGVGQCLKAILRGRKEGVGLGEKEL